A single Loxodonta africana isolate mLoxAfr1 chromosome 24, mLoxAfr1.hap2, whole genome shotgun sequence DNA region contains:
- the LOC100676511 gene encoding protein PET117 homolog, mitochondrial, translating into MSRSSKAVLGLSVLLTAATVVGVHLKQRQDQQRLRDGVIRDIERQNRKKENIRLLAEQIVLTEQLEAEREEVSLAKGPQKT; encoded by the exons ATGTCGAGGAGCTCGAAGGCGGTGCTAGGCCTCTCGGTGCTGCTGACGGCGGCCACCGTGGTCGGCGTGCATCTGAAGCAGCGTCAGGACCAGCAG agaCTTCGTGATGGAGTGATCAGAGATATTGAGCGGCAAAAtcggaaaaaagaaaacatccgTCTTTTGGCAGAACAGATTGTTTTGACTGAGCAACTTgaagctgaaagagaagaggtgtCATTGGCAAAAGGACCTCAAAAAACATGA